The Syntrophorhabdaceae bacterium genomic sequence ATTAGTGCCATCAACCTTTAATATGTCACCTGTCTTAATCATGGAGGTCGCAACTCCGGTGCCTGTTACAGAAGGCAAACCATACTCCCTCGAAACTATGGAAGCATGACATGTAAGCCCTCCGATGTCGGTCACGGCAGCCTTTATCTTTGTAAAGACCGGTGCCCATGATGGGTTTGTAGACGGACAAACTAATATCTCGCCGGGCTTGAGTTCAACAATGTCTTTGGATAGTTTGATTACCCTTGCAGGTCCTTCAACAATCCCTGCTGATGATGCAAACCCTTTTATTTCGTTTGCAGATAGATCCGCACCCTTCAGCCACTCTTCAACCGTGTCGCTGGTTATACCCCACAGCATAACGGTAAATGGCTCTGATACCTCTTCGGGTGGTACTCCAAGTCCGGGTACAGGCGCCCATTTTGCAGCAGCCTCAAGTATCTTTTCTCTCTTCTCCGCTTTCTCCATCCAGTATTTACTTCTCGTAGGTGCACCCACACCCAATGCCCAGGAGGTCACCAGGTCCTCGAGAAGTATAGGTACTTCAAATCTATTGAAGAGAAAGATGTCGTCCGTCTTTTTCAATACATTATACTGTGCCAGCAGATTTCCGAACTTCCTTACCTTATCAAACCATATCGTATGGAACCAGTTCTCTACCCAGAAGATGTGGTTCTCAGTAAACTGGTATATTGTTCTCACGGCATTATAGGCATCTTCAAAAGACTTTCTATCATCGTCTGCCT encodes the following:
- a CDS encoding PEP-utilizing enzyme, which codes for ADDDRKSFEDAYNAVRTIYQFTENHIFWVENWFHTIWFDKVRKFGNLLAQYNVLKKTDDIFLFNRFEVPILLEDLVTSWALGVGAPTRSKYWMEKAEKREKILEAAAKWAPVPGLGVPPEEVSEPFTVMLWGITSDTVEEWLKGADLSANEIKGFASSAGIVEGPARVIKLSKDIVELKPGEILVCPSTNPSWAPVFTKIKAAVTDIGGLTCHASIVSREYGLPSVTGTGVATSMIKTGDILKVDGTNGTVTIVKRAGA